In a single window of the Nodularia spumigena CCY9414 genome:
- a CDS encoding YciI family protein: MAKYIMWGSYCENVLEKRAPYRQDHLDGLAKQKESGVLITIGPTKDTTKVFGIYEAEDEATVRQLVENDPYWKNGIWTEYFIKEWIQAF, encoded by the coding sequence ATGGCGAAATACATCATGTGGGGAAGTTACTGTGAAAACGTTCTGGAAAAACGCGCACCTTATCGTCAAGATCATTTAGACGGATTAGCGAAACAGAAAGAATCGGGCGTACTGATTACCATTGGTCCCACAAAGGATACTACCAAAGTTTTTGGAATTTACGAAGCTGAAGACGAAGCAACTGTACGCCAGTTAGTGGAAAATGACCCCTACTGGAAAAATGGTATCTGGACTGAATATTTTATCAAAGAGTGGATTCAAGCCTTTTAA
- a CDS encoding SH3 domain-containing protein, which yields MVRSVAAIAIASFIGIISLPSLAQQRQTPTPNRQGDYNSAITTFPDGSQAILLSWFTNIRSGKLNCRSAPGVNQRVIKQFKPNDLLQVNAGAKNSQEPIMRDSQGNPWLRVKIVNNQGKTQGNCFVRANRQFIEPNSLE from the coding sequence ATGGTTCGTTCTGTTGCAGCGATCGCGATCGCTAGTTTCATTGGTATAATTTCTCTACCCTCCCTAGCCCAACAACGCCAGACACCTACCCCTAACCGTCAAGGTGACTACAATTCAGCAATTACCACATTTCCTGATGGTAGTCAAGCTATATTATTGTCATGGTTCACGAATATTCGTAGTGGTAAACTAAACTGCCGTAGCGCCCCTGGAGTAAATCAACGAGTTATCAAGCAATTTAAACCAAATGACCTGCTCCAAGTCAATGCAGGTGCGAAAAACTCTCAAGAACCCATTATGCGGGATTCACAGGGTAATCCTTGGCTACGGGTGAAAATAGTCAATAATCAAGGAAAAACTCAGGGAAATTGCTTCGTGAGAGCCAATCGACAGTTTATTGAACCCAATTCTTTAGAATAA
- a CDS encoding homocysteine biosynthesis protein yields MRTIAEINDKISRKRAVVLTIEELKARVAEVGVSKVAKEVDVITTGTFEPMESSGAIINLGHTDPPIKIRRCWIDGVPAYSGFGAVDLYLGASCPVDVMDGEEVREQGGGHVIENLIAGKPVHVKAQGQVTDCYPRATFETTVTRDTINQFYLFNPRNLYQNFIVGVNGGDRSLFTYLGPLQPSLGNAVYSNPGAISPLLNDPDLQLVGIGTRIFLGGGIGYVAWEGTQHFPLQKRLPNRTPIGPSATLALIGDAKQMDARWVRGCYFKSYGPSLMLGVGVPLPVLNEEVVKCCGVQDKDLVAPIVDFSIPRRVRPTFGLVSYAQLKSGRITIEGKTVRVAPLASMFFSRQIATELKKWISAGTFTLTEPVAPIPMDRSFLPQDRWTDF; encoded by the coding sequence ATGCGAACAATTGCCGAAATCAACGACAAAATCAGCCGCAAACGTGCAGTGGTATTGACAATTGAAGAATTAAAAGCACGAGTAGCCGAAGTCGGCGTGAGCAAAGTTGCTAAAGAAGTTGATGTAATTACCACTGGGACATTTGAGCCAATGGAATCCAGTGGTGCAATTATTAATCTTGGACACACTGACCCCCCAATTAAAATTCGGCGCTGCTGGATAGATGGCGTACCAGCATACTCAGGTTTTGGGGCTGTGGATTTATACTTGGGTGCGAGTTGTCCTGTAGACGTAATGGATGGCGAAGAAGTCCGCGAACAGGGTGGTGGTCATGTAATTGAGAACTTAATCGCCGGCAAACCTGTACACGTAAAAGCTCAAGGACAAGTCACAGATTGTTACCCAAGAGCGACCTTTGAAACGACTGTTACCCGTGACACCATTAATCAGTTTTATTTATTCAATCCGCGCAATCTTTACCAAAATTTTATTGTAGGTGTGAACGGAGGCGATCGCTCACTCTTTACTTACCTCGGACCATTACAACCGAGTTTAGGAAATGCCGTCTACTCTAACCCTGGAGCAATTTCCCCTTTACTTAACGACCCCGATTTGCAACTAGTTGGTATTGGCACACGAATTTTTTTAGGTGGCGGTATTGGCTATGTCGCTTGGGAAGGTACTCAACACTTCCCATTACAAAAGCGTTTGCCCAATCGTACACCCATTGGCCCCTCTGCCACTTTAGCCTTAATCGGTGATGCCAAACAAATGGATGCGCGTTGGGTGCGGGGTTGTTACTTTAAAAGTTATGGTCCCTCGTTAATGTTGGGGGTAGGTGTCCCCCTCCCGGTATTAAACGAAGAAGTAGTTAAATGCTGTGGTGTCCAAGATAAAGATTTAGTCGCGCCAATCGTCGATTTTTCCATTCCTCGGCGCGTTCGTCCTACCTTTGGTTTAGTGAGTTACGCCCAACTCAAGTCTGGGCGCATCACCATTGAGGGTAAAACTGTGAGGGTTGCTCCCCTAGCCAGTATGTTTTTTTCTCGGCAAATCGCCACAGAATTAAAAAAATGGATTTCCGCAGGTACTTTTACCCTCACCGAACCTGTGGCTCCGATTCCAATGGACAGGTCATTTTTACCCCAAGACCGTTGGACGGACTTTTAA
- the pheT gene encoding phenylalanine--tRNA ligase subunit beta — translation MRISLNWLRELVEIKLSPEELAETLTMAGFEVEDIEDRNTWANGVVVGKVLERQPHPNADKLSVCQVDIGASEPLNIVCGAPNVKADIYVPVATTGTYLPNIDLKIKPAKLRGVPSQGMICSLKELGLPTDVDGIHIFPQENLPLGSDVRPLLGLDDVILDVTATANRADALCMVGIAREVAALTGGKLSIPTPGATSVLKGAAHLGLKIEDQQACPAYIGTVIEQVKIAPSPDWLQQRLRAAGVRPINNVVDITNYILWEWGQPLHAFDKDRLESVAGGEDLKIGVRFAGSGESLKTLDGQTRNLSTQNLLITANNKPVALAGVMGGEETEVHSGTQSLVLEAALFDSVAIRRSSRSVGLRSEASGRYERGVNRAELEIACNRALSLLSELANGVIVQQEIADTRPDSSTWSRSIALRLDRVNEVLGPVDLGEEDTGEVTEADVERILSALGCQLTAAGEGTWTVTVPPYRYRDLEREIDLIEELARLYGYDNFCDTLPEKSEAGYLSLEQELIRKVRAFLRAEGLTEVIHYSLVKPGNDRQVVLSNPLFVEYSALRTDLISGLIDAFQYNLEQGNGSLNGFDLGRIFWQEEDGLQETDAIAGIMGGVSVAHRRYRSIGKWSKGSSENPMTWFDAKGILESVFAALNLTVEYQPDCRDERLHPGRTASLWVGGDRLGIFGQVHPQLRQDKGLPDSIYVFQLDLNVLLDALDQDEVMVPKFHAYSTYPASDRDIAFFAPVKVSVADIEKSINKAAKGLLESVELFDEYRGENVPAGQRSLAFRLIYRSSDRTLTEAEVEPVHNKVREALVEKFGVNLRS, via the coding sequence ATGCGTATTTCTTTAAATTGGCTGCGGGAACTGGTAGAAATTAAACTTAGCCCGGAAGAATTGGCGGAAACCCTGACAATGGCTGGGTTTGAAGTAGAAGACATTGAAGACCGCAACACTTGGGCTAATGGTGTTGTTGTGGGTAAAGTGCTTGAGCGTCAACCCCACCCCAATGCTGATAAATTAAGTGTTTGTCAGGTAGATATCGGTGCATCTGAGCCTTTAAATATTGTCTGTGGTGCGCCTAATGTCAAGGCTGATATTTATGTACCAGTGGCAACTACAGGCACTTATTTACCGAATATCGATTTAAAAATTAAACCGGCAAAGCTCCGGGGTGTCCCCTCTCAAGGGATGATTTGTTCTTTAAAGGAACTCGGTTTACCTACTGATGTAGACGGTATTCATATTTTTCCCCAGGAAAATCTGCCTTTGGGTAGTGATGTGCGTCCGTTATTAGGTTTAGATGATGTAATTTTAGATGTGACTGCAACTGCTAACCGGGCTGATGCTCTCTGTATGGTGGGAATAGCCAGGGAAGTTGCAGCTTTGACTGGTGGTAAGTTGAGTATTCCTACACCTGGTGCAACATCAGTGTTAAAAGGTGCTGCTCATTTAGGATTAAAAATTGAGGATCAGCAAGCTTGTCCTGCTTATATTGGCACGGTCATTGAACAGGTGAAAATTGCTCCTTCTCCTGATTGGTTGCAACAGCGTTTACGGGCAGCAGGGGTGCGACCGATCAATAATGTGGTGGATATTACTAACTATATTTTGTGGGAATGGGGACAACCACTACACGCTTTTGATAAAGACCGTTTAGAATCTGTTGCGGGTGGTGAAGATTTAAAAATTGGGGTTCGCTTCGCTGGTTCTGGGGAATCTTTGAAAACTCTGGATGGACAAACGCGCAATTTGTCAACTCAAAATTTGTTAATTACTGCCAATAATAAACCGGTTGCACTTGCGGGTGTGATGGGTGGTGAAGAAACGGAAGTTCATAGCGGTACTCAAAGTTTAGTTTTAGAAGCAGCATTATTTGATTCTGTGGCTATTCGTCGTTCTTCTCGGAGTGTGGGGTTAAGAAGTGAGGCTTCTGGGAGATATGAGCGAGGAGTCAACCGGGCTGAGTTGGAAATCGCCTGTAATCGGGCTTTATCACTGCTGAGTGAACTGGCTAATGGCGTAATTGTCCAACAGGAAATTGCTGATACTCGCCCAGATTCTTCTACTTGGAGTCGTTCTATTGCTCTGCGTTTAGATAGAGTGAATGAGGTGCTGGGTCCCGTGGATTTGGGCGAGGAGGATACAGGAGAAGTGACTGAAGCTGATGTGGAGCGTATTCTCTCGGCGTTGGGTTGTCAGCTAACGGCTGCTGGTGAAGGAACTTGGACGGTGACAGTTCCGCCTTATCGTTACCGCGATTTAGAACGGGAAATTGATTTGATTGAAGAGTTAGCTCGTCTCTATGGTTATGACAATTTTTGTGATACTTTACCTGAGAAGTCGGAAGCTGGTTATTTATCTTTAGAACAAGAGTTAATCCGCAAGGTACGCGCCTTTTTGAGGGCGGAAGGTTTAACGGAAGTTATCCATTATTCTTTGGTGAAACCGGGAAATGATCGTCAGGTGGTTTTGAGTAATCCGCTTTTTGTGGAATATTCGGCGTTGCGAACTGATTTGATTTCTGGTTTGATTGATGCTTTCCAATACAATTTGGAGCAGGGAAATGGTTCTTTGAATGGTTTTGACCTGGGGCGGATTTTCTGGCAGGAAGAAGACGGTTTGCAAGAAACTGATGCGATCGCTGGTATTATGGGAGGCGTTAGCGTAGCTCACCGAAGGTATCGCTCAATAGGCAAATGGTCAAAAGGTAGCAGTGAAAACCCGATGACTTGGTTTGATGCTAAAGGTATTTTAGAAAGCGTCTTCGCTGCACTTAATTTAACGGTAGAATATCAACCCGATTGTCGTGATGAGCGTTTACATCCAGGACGCACGGCTTCTCTATGGGTGGGTGGTGACAGACTCGGTATTTTTGGACAAGTTCATCCTCAATTACGACAAGATAAGGGTTTACCGGATTCTATCTATGTATTCCAGCTTGATCTAAATGTCCTTTTGGATGCACTTGATCAAGATGAAGTTATGGTTCCCAAATTCCATGCTTATTCTACCTATCCAGCGAGCGATCGCGATATTGCCTTTTTCGCACCTGTTAAGGTTTCAGTGGCGGACATTGAAAAATCCATCAATAAAGCGGCGAAGGGACTGCTGGAATCTGTGGAATTGTTTGATGAATATCGTGGTGAAAATGTACCCGCCGGACAACGTAGTTTAGCATTTCGCTTAATTTATCGGTCAAGCGATCGCACTCTCACCGAAGCGGAAGTGGAACCTGTTCACAATAAAGTCCGTGAAGCTTTAGTGGAGAAATTTGGCGTTAACCTTAGAAGTTAG
- a CDS encoding Rpn family recombination-promoting nuclease/putative transposase: MTEITANYDETWKEVIGDYFDSFLAFFYPEIYQQIDWTKNPISLDKELEQITASADSQTRHADKLFQVWLLDNQEVWILIHVEVQSQYDKEFSQRMFIYNYRAFDLYQKPVISLAILGDETNSWRPSSYQYGLGSSQLIFNFSSVKLLDYQWDELEQSNNIFAIVVMAHLKTKATNSNLSAREQWKWNLARLLYERGYNRKEIVDLYKVIDLMMALSQDLQLSFEEKLANYQEERKMPLLTNIEQRAIEKTTKQTRKQDIIKLVQVRFGDIPDNLVASINQIDDTSFLEQLLVSTISVKSLEEFAQLVNSNLPEAD; this comes from the coding sequence ATGACGGAAATTACAGCTAACTATGATGAAACCTGGAAAGAAGTAATAGGAGATTATTTTGATTCATTTCTCGCCTTCTTTTACCCAGAAATCTATCAACAAATAGATTGGACTAAAAACCCCATTTCTCTAGATAAAGAATTAGAACAGATTACCGCATCTGCGGACAGCCAAACACGCCATGCTGATAAATTATTTCAAGTGTGGTTATTAGACAATCAAGAAGTTTGGATATTAATCCATGTAGAAGTACAAAGTCAATATGATAAAGAATTTTCCCAAAGAATGTTTATCTATAACTATCGAGCTTTTGATTTATATCAAAAACCAGTTATTAGTTTAGCCATACTAGGAGATGAAACTAACAGTTGGCGACCTAGCTCTTACCAATATGGCTTAGGAAGTAGTCAATTAATCTTTAACTTTTCTAGTGTCAAGCTTCTAGATTATCAGTGGGACGAGTTAGAGCAAAGTAATAATATTTTTGCTATAGTGGTAATGGCACATTTAAAGACTAAAGCCACTAACAGCAATTTGTCAGCTAGGGAACAGTGGAAATGGAACTTAGCTAGATTACTTTATGAAAGAGGTTATAACCGTAAAGAAATTGTTGATTTGTATAAAGTCATTGATTTAATGATGGCTTTATCTCAAGACCTGCAATTAAGTTTTGAGGAAAAATTAGCTAATTATCAAGAGGAACGAAAAATGCCATTGTTAACTAACATCGAACAACGCGCTATAGAAAAAACCACAAAACAAACTCGGAAACAAGATATTATCAAACTTGTACAAGTGCGGTTTGGTGATATTCCCGATAATTTAGTTGCAAGCATTAATCAAATTGATGATACATCCTTTTTAGAACAACTTCTTGTATCAACAATTAGCGTTAAGTCTTTAGAAGAATTTGCACAGCTTGTTAACTCTAATTTACCAGAAGCAGATTAA
- a CDS encoding DUF4145 domain-containing protein — MTLPEKLSKKYLSRFEELVAKGENILFKMLLPVSQYHNNPYKINNNAHYRKLAEWKINCISLLNKCLSKENIHQGLINEFKRLEDNDKYLLEICISNLKAIKEDYEQGFLGDLMLQVEAEIAADYMGQAEKLLAEGTSGKYDHVPAAVLSGAVLEKALRTICIKQTPPISTIKENGEPLTLNPLIDVIKKAGIFNELKAKQLRAWADIRNQAAHGEFEKFTRSDVELMIKGIENFLADYMT; from the coding sequence ATGACCTTACCAGAAAAACTTTCCAAAAAATATTTATCTCGTTTTGAAGAACTTGTTGCTAAAGGAGAAAATATACTTTTTAAAATGTTATTGCCAGTGTCACAATATCATAACAATCCTTACAAAATCAACAACAATGCTCACTATAGAAAATTAGCTGAATGGAAAATAAACTGTATTTCTTTATTAAATAAATGCCTTTCTAAGGAAAACATTCATCAAGGATTGATTAATGAATTCAAGAGGCTAGAAGATAACGATAAATACTTATTAGAAATTTGCATCTCCAACCTAAAAGCAATTAAAGAAGATTATGAACAAGGGTTTTTAGGAGATTTAATGCTTCAAGTAGAGGCAGAAATTGCAGCAGATTATATGGGACAGGCTGAAAAGTTATTAGCAGAAGGTACAAGTGGTAAATATGACCATGTTCCAGCAGCCGTATTATCTGGAGCAGTTTTAGAAAAAGCCTTAAGAACCATTTGTATTAAACAAACTCCTCCTATATCAACAATTAAGGAGAATGGTGAACCCTTAACTTTAAATCCACTTATTGATGTAATTAAAAAAGCAGGTATTTTTAATGAATTAAAAGCAAAACAGCTTAGAGCTTGGGCGGATATTCGTAATCAAGCAGCACATGGAGAATTTGAAAAATTTACTCGTTCTGATGTGGAACTTATGATTAAAGGTATTGAAAATTTCTTAGCAGATTATATGACTTAG